The following are from one region of the Chloracidobacterium sp. genome:
- a CDS encoding sigma-54-dependent Fis family transcriptional regulator — MAKKGSILICDDEEIMRDVLETILSSAGYKVDLAKTGEEAIELYTERNHDVVLMDVSMPGMGGLTALEELIKLDPEAVVLMITAFATFDTAISAWEKGATGVIRKPFQNDQILTFISKGVKKRRKEEERQTLRQVMTRSVRRDAIIGRSEKMEEIFRLVERVAPARSTVLITGESGTGKELLAKAIHEASPRADKPFVVVNCSNIPSELLESELFGHTKGAFTGAVAAKKGLFEVADTGSIFLDEIGDLRPETQVRLLRVIQEREFTPLGDTTPAKVDVRIIAATNVDLKDAVKNGSFREDLYYRLSVVPIELPSLRQRPEDILPLTKHFIRKYNEENGRSISENLSSEVLSLLENYYFPGNVRELENIIERAVVIATTDEISVECLRPEVRDPGVTHALLQQTEGASAEIDIARGVNFYDEVKRFEIDLIRRALDQTGGHQSRAARLLGLNATTLNSKIKSYNIHIRS; from the coding sequence ATGGCCAAGAAAGGTTCGATCCTCATCTGCGACGACGAAGAGATCATGCGCGACGTTTTGGAGACAATTCTCTCGTCCGCGGGTTATAAGGTCGATCTGGCTAAAACCGGCGAAGAGGCGATCGAACTCTATACAGAACGAAACCACGATGTTGTTCTGATGGACGTTTCGATGCCGGGAATGGGCGGCCTGACGGCCCTCGAGGAACTGATAAAGCTCGATCCGGAAGCCGTCGTTCTGATGATCACGGCATTCGCGACGTTTGACACTGCGATATCGGCCTGGGAAAAGGGCGCGACAGGTGTTATTCGCAAGCCGTTTCAAAACGATCAGATCCTGACCTTTATTTCGAAGGGTGTAAAAAAACGCCGGAAAGAGGAAGAACGACAAACACTGCGGCAGGTGATGACCCGTTCTGTACGGCGAGACGCGATCATTGGCCGGTCAGAAAAGATGGAAGAGATCTTCCGTCTTGTCGAGCGAGTTGCTCCGGCACGTTCGACAGTTTTGATCACCGGCGAAAGCGGTACGGGAAAAGAATTGCTGGCCAAGGCGATCCACGAAGCGAGCCCGCGGGCCGACAAGCCATTCGTCGTGGTCAATTGCTCGAATATCCCGTCGGAATTGTTGGAATCAGAGCTTTTCGGACACACAAAGGGAGCGTTTACGGGTGCGGTCGCCGCAAAAAAAGGGTTGTTCGAGGTCGCTGACACGGGCTCGATCTTTCTTGACGAGATCGGTGATCTGCGGCCCGAAACGCAGGTCCGATTATTGCGCGTGATCCAGGAACGCGAATTTACGCCGCTCGGGGATACGACCCCTGCGAAAGTCGACGTCAGGATCATCGCAGCCACGAATGTCGACCTAAAAGATGCGGTGAAGAACGGATCGTTTCGCGAAGACCTTTATTACCGGCTCTCGGTCGTTCCGATAGAATTGCCTTCATTGAGGCAGCGGCCCGAAGATATCCTGCCGCTGACCAAGCATTTCATCCGCAAATATAACGAAGAGAATGGCCGGTCGATCTCAGAAAATCTATCATCCGAAGTTCTCTCGCTGCTTGAGAACTATTATTTTCCGGGCAATGTGCGCGAACTTGAGAACATAATCGAGCGTGCTGTGGTAATTGCGACGACCGACGAGATCTCGGTGGAGTGTTTGCGTCCTGAAGTTCGTGATCCCGGCGTAACGCATGCGCTGCTGCAGCAGACCGAGGGGGCATCGGCCGAGATCGACATCGCCCGCGGCGTGAATTTTTACGATGAAGTTAAGCGATTTGAGATCGATCTGATCCGAAGAGCCCTCGACCAGACCGGCGGTCACCAATCAAGGGCAGCCAGGCTTTTGGGGCTGAATGCGACCACTTTGAACTCCAAGATCAAGTCCTACAATATCCACATTCGTTCCTGA
- a CDS encoding methyltransferase domain-containing protein, whose protein sequence is MAYGKRCDIVDADMAVYDSFARFYDRLFAPFEKRFLGRWRSETLSVLPLDAAILELGAGTGANFKFYPTSKIAISSEIASEMLMVAVTKRRSNQLVQADAQSLPFDENSFDAAFATLVFCSIPEPKLAFSELLRVVKPGGTLVLLEHVRPEGPLGVVFDALNVLTVALIDDHFNRRTADIAAAAGLEVLEIRRKAFGVINLIVCRIP, encoded by the coding sequence TTGGCTTACGGCAAACGGTGCGATATCGTCGATGCTGATATGGCCGTCTACGACAGTTTTGCGCGTTTTTACGACCGGCTCTTTGCACCTTTCGAGAAACGATTCCTTGGCCGCTGGCGTTCCGAGACACTCAGCGTTTTGCCTTTGGACGCCGCAATTCTCGAACTTGGAGCCGGAACCGGAGCCAATTTCAAATTCTACCCAACCTCAAAGATCGCGATCTCGAGCGAGATCGCCTCCGAGATGCTCATGGTCGCCGTGACGAAACGACGATCGAACCAGCTCGTCCAGGCCGATGCGCAGTCATTACCCTTTGATGAGAATTCGTTCGATGCTGCATTCGCAACTCTTGTGTTTTGTTCGATCCCGGAACCAAAACTGGCTTTCAGTGAACTGCTCCGTGTCGTCAAACCGGGCGGAACTCTCGTTCTGCTCGAACATGTCAGGCCCGAAGGACCACTCGGAGTCGTTTTCGATGCATTGAACGTCTTGACGGTTGCGTTGATCGATGACCATTTCAATCGCCGAACGGCGGATATCGCCGCGGCCGCCGGATTGGAGGTTCTCGAAATTCGGCGAAAGGCATTTGGGGTAATAAACCTGATCGTTTGCCGGATCCCGTGA
- the sppA gene encoding signal peptide peptidase SppA, with protein sequence MATSKTTKILLITGAVSLVLILIAIIGIALIADQIGRPSVANNSVLVLNVSGDLPDYIPEDPVAKAVGISQGQSFTSLLTQLRKAKADNRIGAVLLDINFPGIGWGRAEELRDAIKDLRSSGKPVYAYMQLGMNRDYFIATAAEKIYMPPPGDLWINGFAAEAMFYKGSLDKLGIEADVIQIGPKYKNAPDQYTRKEMGEGQKEVINAILDEYYGRYSNAIVESRGKSAEDVKAIIDNAPYNAGQAKEQGLIDGALYIDQVHEELKTRLGYKADEKLRTISGFQYRDIPSDSLGLNNGERVAIIFASGAINVGRSNDGPFGGNMVGSDTVVKAVNEAAADNSIKAIVLRVDSPGGSALASDLMWRAIENAKAKKPVVVSMGDVAASGGYYISTNASKIVAQPTAITGSIGVFVGKPVIKGLYDWLGVTNEYTMRGKNAGIFRETEKWNADERAKMEEQTNNIYFNNFIPKVASGRNMTVEAANTIGQGRVWTGTQAKANGLIDEFGGLEKAISIAKELAKLPADKDVRRVVLPAPRPFIETLFGSQESTVSAEQKAQRALIDSLPEDARRAFRYAALFDTMKRGEAMMLLPFELQIK encoded by the coding sequence ATGGCTACTTCTAAAACAACCAAGATCCTACTAATTACCGGAGCAGTGTCTCTTGTGCTGATATTGATCGCTATCATCGGCATTGCGCTGATCGCCGATCAGATCGGGCGGCCGAGCGTCGCGAACAACAGCGTTTTGGTGCTCAATGTTTCGGGCGATCTTCCTGACTATATTCCCGAAGATCCGGTCGCAAAAGCGGTCGGGATCTCGCAGGGTCAGAGTTTCACCAGCCTTTTGACGCAATTGCGGAAAGCGAAAGCCGACAACCGCATTGGTGCGGTACTGCTCGATATAAACTTTCCGGGCATCGGCTGGGGCCGGGCCGAAGAACTCCGCGATGCGATCAAAGATCTCCGTTCGTCAGGCAAACCTGTTTATGCATATATGCAGCTCGGGATGAACCGAGACTATTTCATCGCCACAGCCGCTGAAAAGATCTACATGCCGCCGCCGGGTGATCTTTGGATCAATGGGTTCGCCGCCGAGGCAATGTTTTATAAGGGTTCGCTCGACAAGCTCGGGATCGAAGCTGATGTGATTCAGATCGGGCCAAAATACAAGAATGCTCCGGATCAATATACTCGCAAAGAAATGGGCGAGGGTCAGAAAGAAGTGATCAATGCGATCCTCGACGAATATTATGGCCGCTACTCCAACGCGATCGTCGAATCGCGCGGCAAGTCCGCCGAGGATGTAAAGGCGATCATCGACAATGCTCCGTACAATGCCGGACAGGCAAAAGAGCAGGGTTTGATCGACGGCGCTCTTTATATCGATCAGGTTCACGAAGAGCTTAAGACGAGGCTCGGTTACAAGGCTGACGAAAAGCTACGGACCATCAGCGGATTCCAGTATCGCGATATTCCGTCCGATTCGCTCGGTCTGAACAATGGCGAACGCGTTGCGATAATCTTTGCGAGCGGTGCGATAAACGTCGGCCGCTCGAACGACGGCCCGTTCGGCGGCAATATGGTCGGCTCGGATACCGTTGTCAAAGCGGTCAATGAGGCGGCGGCCGATAATTCGATCAAGGCGATCGTCCTTCGTGTGGATTCGCCCGGCGGATCGGCTCTTGCATCCGATCTCATGTGGCGTGCGATCGAGAATGCCAAGGCCAAGAAGCCGGTCGTTGTATCGATGGGCGATGTCGCCGCATCGGGCGGTTACTATATCTCTACTAATGCGAGCAAGATCGTCGCACAGCCGACGGCCATCACCGGTTCGATCGGTGTCTTCGTCGGCAAACCGGTGATCAAGGGCCTCTACGATTGGCTCGGCGTAACCAACGAATATACGATGCGCGGCAAGAACGCCGGGATATTTCGCGAAACCGAAAAATGGAATGCCGATGAGCGGGCCAAGATGGAAGAGCAGACGAATAACATCTACTTCAACAACTTCATTCCGAAGGTCGCATCCGGCCGCAATATGACCGTCGAGGCGGCGAACACGATCGGTCAGGGACGCGTATGGACGGGCACCCAAGCAAAGGCCAATGGACTGATCGACGAATTCGGCGGTCTCGAGAAAGCGATCAGCATCGCCAAGGAGCTGGCGAAACTGCCTGCGGATAAGGACGTTCGGCGGGTCGTTTTGCCGGCCCCGCGGCCATTCATAGAAACGCTATTCGGCAGTCAGGAATCGACCGTCTCTGCCGAGCAGAAGGCACAGCGAGCGTTGATCGACTCGCTGCCCGAAGATGCCAGGCGGGCATTTCGATATGCCGCGCTTTTCGACACAATGAAACGCGGCGAAGCGATGATGCTTCTTCCGTTCGAACTTCAGATAAAATAA
- a CDS encoding DUF481 domain-containing protein produces the protein MTKYIAWLLVPLIFLNAFALAAETEITLKNGDRLSGKIVSKNDETVVIETEYAGKVTIVAAHVEKITELRSKSANLGTAKVPEPIKAAPVAPNSAVLEQEPPRPRAVDRGPRLFGGRFMGIAEGWEGNANIGFSYTTGNSRTSTMTTGIRAVKTGGRDKLTVYARSLWYSNRNAAIATTQNAVWGGARYDRNLGDRTFGFGSYDFERDRPKKLYFRSVLGGGIGRHMVKNEKTEIDVLAGGAWNRTWQVGPNTDTPEILAGNTLKHQFNGRLKFQQTFTFFQNATDRNEFRFLFDSSVSADITKRVGLQFTIGNRFNNDPAGNAKRNDFLFATGLRWNFGKKK, from the coding sequence ATGACCAAGTATATTGCTTGGCTGCTGGTGCCGCTTATTTTCCTCAATGCATTTGCCCTGGCCGCCGAAACCGAGATAACCCTGAAGAACGGTGACCGACTCAGCGGCAAGATCGTCTCTAAAAATGACGAGACCGTAGTTATCGAGACGGAATATGCCGGAAAGGTCACGATCGTCGCTGCACACGTCGAAAAGATCACGGAGCTCAGATCGAAAAGCGCAAACCTCGGCACCGCAAAAGTACCTGAACCGATAAAAGCAGCGCCGGTTGCGCCAAACTCCGCGGTTTTAGAACAGGAACCGCCGCGGCCTCGTGCCGTCGATCGCGGCCCGCGCCTTTTTGGCGGTCGCTTTATGGGCATCGCCGAAGGCTGGGAAGGAAATGCAAATATCGGCTTCAGCTACACGACCGGTAATTCGCGAACGAGCACGATGACGACCGGCATTCGCGCGGTCAAGACCGGCGGCCGCGACAAATTGACCGTCTATGCCCGCAGCCTTTGGTACAGTAACCGAAACGCTGCGATCGCGACAACGCAGAATGCCGTGTGGGGCGGTGCCCGATACGATCGCAATCTAGGCGACCGGACTTTCGGTTTCGGTTCATACGATTTTGAACGAGATCGTCCAAAGAAACTGTATTTTCGCTCGGTGCTTGGCGGCGGCATCGGCCGCCACATGGTCAAGAACGAAAAGACCGAGATCGACGTTCTCGCGGGCGGAGCCTGGAATCGCACATGGCAGGTCGGGCCGAACACCGACACGCCCGAGATTCTTGCCGGGAACACCCTAAAACATCAGTTCAACGGACGGCTTAAATTCCAACAAACTTTCACGTTCTTTCAGAACGCCACCGACAGGAACGAATTCCGCTTTCTTTTCGATTCGTCTGTCTCCGCTGATATTACCAAGCGCGTCGGACTCCAGTTCACGATCGGCAACCGTTTCAATAACGATCCGGCCGGCAATGCAAAGCGAAATGACTTTCTTTTTGCGACCGGCTTGCGTTGGAACTTCGGAAAAAAGAAGTGA